The genome window GCTTTCCATGTTTTCAAGTAACTGGATTACAGTTTGCAGATGAGGAACACTGCAAAAATTGCAAACACATCAGGGAAAGGGTGCAAGAATGGAGATGCCATGCACATTATTACTAGTGGAAAGATATGGGAAACACTTCAAACCAACACTGTTAAAGTTATGGGTTTGGTATACAATCACTATCCATAAAATGCAATATGTTGCATTCCATCATTTCAATTGCGGCCactgggtgaaaaaaaaattcaaaaagtgCAGCTCATTTATCAAATCAGTTATCAAGATTTTGGCGTCATAGCCCACCATCTTGCGAAGTCATATTGTCGTATGACCAAGTGGATTATAAATAGTCTCAACAGACAAACAGGATGCGCACAACCATTCATCTTGCAAGGTCACATTGATGCATGTCCAAAATTTGGTTTGGTATTTCCTTATTTCTTAAGAGGAGATATACCAACAAAAACATTTGATGACATGACACAAGATTCAGAACTGTTAGCTATATATTTCTCTTTCTGATGAAACAGGAGATGCTTCAGGCAAGGGTTTGGTGTATATAACTGCATGCTATAAAAAGTTTTCCAAAATAAAGCCTACACGAGTTTTAGTGCACAACCTTTGTAACCCGTTTTCCATATGTGCATCGAGGGATGAAATCACTCGAGGCATCTGTCCCAACAACTGCATACAAAGGAGAGGAAAATGAAATTTACTTTGAATTTTTAAGACTTTATAGTCAGCATCATCTTGGTGAAGGTAATCAAAATACCTGTCCAGTATTCTTAATTGTAGATGTTTTGACCAAAAGGTTCTTTGGAAGCTTTATCAGTTGGGCCTGCAGAATATAAGAAATTAGAAATATAACCATGTGCGGCAGGCCAATGAGGCAAAGTCGTACCATGGCTATCACCACATACTGCATGGTGGTAAGCCTTTTCCAGTATTGTTCAAAGTATACTGTATCCAGATGATAAGATGAAAATTAAGGGTGAGAATGACTACTTCTCATTGCATCATGATGTATAGTTATAGTTACATTTCATGTTTGGAAACATGGAAGAAGAAACCTTTCACGAGATTAATCTCATTGATAAGTTGATAGCCAACCGAGCGCAacggcgttctaggattcatacagccgaccccACGTAGTAGGAAAAggctttattgttgttgttgataagTTGATAGCCAAGGATaattcaaaaattacaaaaacagtGAAATATGAACCATACCGAAAGCACAAATCAATTAACAGTGCACCTCCACTCCCATCTTCCACCCCAATGTGTTCATTTTTAAGGCCCTACCCCTcaccacaaaacaaaacattaacactcttcttcaaaagcaagaaaATTCAGATTACATCCAAAAAACCTGCTTTTATGTACCCATCCCTGTCCTGTTTCACCAAAATCTATCCTAATGAACCGGACTCTGGAAAAGCACATTGTAAATAAGCATTTCATTCTTTTATTGATACATCAAATATTCGTATCAGTTTCACAATCCTTCATAAGGAAGGGCGCATCTGATAATTTTCTCTGCCTATATGTACCCCATTCCTGCCCTGTTCCACAAAAATCTATCATTAATAACAGGACTCCGGAAACTCTTGCATTTTCTGCACATTCTAACTAACCACTTCACTATTTTACAGATTGGCCAACTATTTGTATCAGTTTCACAATCCTTCAGGAGGAATGGCATCTCTGATAATTTGGGCATTATTTTGTATCCATTTCTAGTTTTTTGTGTCCAGATACATGTCAATGACCGCTTTCCCTTTTACACATAGTTTTTCATAACATTTCTGCCTCCAAAATTGTACAATCTTTGAGGTAAACCACCTGGGCCACAAATCTCCTCCAAAATTTTATTTCTACAAATATATTTCCCCTTTTTTGCTTGACTAATCTTATTTTTCCCGATCAAACCAGCACCAGTATCTGGCATAACCAAGTACAGAAGAAAAGTAACAATAATCTCTGTAAATGTAATGCATTCACCCTTCCCAAAATCTAACCAAAACCCAGTAAGCCAAATTGGTTTAATTttcgaaaataaaattaaaagggagactcataaattaattaaaccatTGCCCACTGAAGCTTACTATCCTCTGCCGCATAGATATTGTGATAGAGAAACTGAGAAATAGAAAATAAAGAGAGAGTAGGAGTGGTATGCCTGGGAAGGAGATGATTGCTGCATGAGGTGGAGGAGGTTGGAAGTGGACAGTATGGCCTGAGATATCTGATCAGATACCAAGGCTTTTGCTGTATTCCCTCTGCTGTTTCTACCTCCTGTCGAGCTCGCCATTCTTCCCCTGTGTTCCTACTTCGGAAAGCGCTTTCTTATTTTTGCCCTTTTAGTTGATCAATAAGTAATAAAAGCATTTTTTATTAGCACCTCATCGTAACGATGAATGCATCTCCCCTAAaatttaagaaaactaatgaaaagggtttggaaactttgagttttaacgataaggacaaaataaaaggtaaagtgaatagtaccaggattgactttttagtgtaaaaatgtggtttttcgttaaagtgaacagtaccggtgcttttcgttaaagttctctaaaatttaatattaaattatatatttactCTACTATGTAATGATAATTTCTTCCTTATTAGGTTTtggaaaaaattaagaaatttctGAATACactcaaaattatttttaacgTGTTTCTTCAATTCTCAAAACTCTTCTCATATTTTATTGTTGAACAAAACACTAACCAGTCAAACTACAACTattttgattgagaaaaattatttttaaagaatAGAAACAAGAAACTGATGTTTCGAACTTCACATGAAGTAAAGTTTTAGTGATTCAAACATCAGCAATTATTTAAGcctaatttttctttctaaaatagCTGCATTATTTCAGCAATAAGCCTGTGTTATTTAAGCCTTTGTAACGTACTTGTGTATATTTGTGGGTTCTCATAACCCCGCTTGCGATTCCCCAAATACCTACTTGGTTTTCTAATAGGGAATTATTATTGATACTTcaaatttcttattttatacttttaattttctatatttagaaaaaaaaatacgcTTATAGGGAGTGtataatgaaatttttggaatgtcaataacacttcccttttAATACACGCAAAGTGTTTTAGTTTTCTATACTACCCAATAATGCAGGAAACCAAACTTCCCAATTTcaacaattttaaataaattttgagCATTGCGTTTTCACAAAATACTAGTGACAAAATTATTACCCAAATACATCTCTCTTATGAACTTCTGTAAAAGTTTATATGcattatatttttttgtgatGTCAAGTTTAACTTCTAACCGTATTTCGATTCTTCGATCATTTTAGTAATTGATAGCCAGAGACATATATCGTTATGCACTTATTGTTTTCAATGGTGAATTACAGTAATATAACTCATTCCATTCAATTGGTGCCTATCAAGTGTTTATTTTCTTCTCTCCACATCAACCATGCAGAATGTTAGGGTTTTACTTCTAAGTCaatttaatttacaataattaaaaatgagtatTATAAGATATGGAGAATGTGGTGTGTGTAGAAAATGCGgggtttatgtaaaaaaaatgtatgtGTATGTTGATAATGTGAGGTGTGAGGGTATTAGGggaagtatgtggggtgtattaagataatgtttaattgaaaaaacaaatatgaGGTATATTAAGTATGTAAAATTTATTCAACAGAgttgttaatataataagccataaataaatgattatcacatgactACTAGATTACTGTTTTTGGACAAGAACTAATGGATTATTTGAAGCAAGCGAAAGACCCAAATTAGCCCCGTCTCTGACCATGATATGATATgtgatattttcttttggtaATGTTTTGGGTGACCaaacttttaaattaaattttgtaaatcaaataatGCAGATattgataattggattattatttaagtattgattaacgtgaTTGTCTTcctagcattttttttttgtcaaactgtAGTCATTTTGTTAAATTCGCAAAGAGAGGTTAACATTTTTCACAAGAATATTAAATACGGGGAAAAACATCGTTCATTTATGAGTGCCCATTCAAACAACATTCAATTGATAAATCATTAatatagtgttttttttttttaacaaacaatgttATGCAGGCGGGAAGTGACCTAAGTCTGAACttcacaatagactagcaataatatggttcaaattctcatttgatgagaatcgaacctaagacctctcacttataagtgaaaaaggaaaccactaaaccgtaatactaagaCCCACTCCAACCTTTtggaataaaactcaaattttaggttttaaaccTATCCCAACTTGCTCCAACTCTTGagccaaatatgagttttaacccaaaactcatttttaaggaaaatttAGGCCATAATTCCCCTTGAGTTAGTGGGCTGACACACCATATATGTAGTGGGCTGACACACCATACATGTGTATTTATTTTCagctttatatttataaattcattgaatccaacggctaaaatctAATATGATCTAATCCAATggttcaaatttaaattcaacgactaaaataattaaaaaaaatcttccaagtgtttcatattctttcatagtgttccatgagtttcatggtgtcggtgtagtgatttttcaatatttatcgaaatctagatatttttaggttaaaattttcataaaattaaattaggatcgTCTAcataattgttttgtttttaaagttattttgagaaaaaaaaattattctaaattcattctttataatcttgggctaaaaatttaacccaaaaGTGTTGGAATAGAAAAACTGTTTTTGGGttcaaacctaaattttctagattaaaagttttaggttttaacccaagggTAGGAGATGGTTTAAGTGGCTTAATTTTGTGTTGTTAACACTTAAAACTTGTAgattaacaaattaaaacaataaaccCTTGGTAGGCTTGGGAATGTGACTAAAATGAAATGGACTTATAGATTTAAGTGGTTCGCCGCTCAAAACTAAGCTACATCCACGGTAATGCTCGGGTGGTATTGATTTTAGAACTACAAATAACGCTCGGCTAAATACATGAACTCTTTATTCTCTCAGTCGTTTGACTGTTTACTAGAGGTTACTACCCCCTTATATAGAAACTTCAATGAACCCAGGAGCCTTAGGTTTACCTACCTTTACTTTCCTGGCCTTTAATGCGCCACCTATGTAGACTGGCTTGTTGACACCTTTTCATCCATTAGCTGGATATTCAGCGGTGAAGTGACATGTGTTTAGTCGATGTTGCACACCTTATTAGAGTGATACGTGCCGAGCGACTTACATGACCTTGGTTATTGATgagtatattttatattatatattttaccctaatcttagtatattttggttaatatattggaagaattttgatactttgaattatattttcaatataggactttcgacttactctggagcaaaacaggatcaaatggatgaattttggagtaattccagttagaggacgttcgtgagtcactt of Malus sylvestris chromosome 6, drMalSylv7.2, whole genome shotgun sequence contains these proteins:
- the LOC126625730 gene encoding tobamovirus multiplication protein 2B; the encoded protein is MASSTGGRNSRGNTAKALVSDQISQAILSTSNLLHLMQQSSPSQAQLIKLPKNLLVKTSTIKNTGQLLGQMPRVISSLDAHMENGLQSVPHLQTVIQLLENMESCQLSSLSQAHVLQEEHEVENAKVG